The following DNA comes from Methanomassiliicoccales archaeon LGM-DZ1.
GAAACGACTTGAACCTGCACGCTGCCCCGTACCCTTCCGTGAAGATCGGACGGGGCGGCGTGTCCTTTTCATCGGGTCAAACGGGTGCGGGGGAGGTCCTGGAAACCCCTCGGAAAGCGGGGGGTGCAAGATAGATATATACGCGCCGCGCGAGGTAGCCGATTTGTTTGTTGTACTTACGTCTGGCCTAATTGAAAAAGAACAACCGCTAATCAAAGTTTGAATATGTGATCTTAACGTATTTTCTTTAGCAGGATTACGTTTGTTCGCCCAATTGCGAATATTCTGTCTTCAATTCGGTAACATCATACCCTTCACATTCGAGATAATCAATCATGGTCTCCGCAACATCTAACGACACTTTCGTTCCGATGCCGCGCATATAGCATCTCGCCAATTCTGCATTGGCTTCCGGCATATCGTATGCTACCGCCCATAGCGCATCCAATGCCTCCTCGGAGAAGTAATCCAGCTTGGTCTCTTCGTACAGTCTCAGACAGTTCTTTCCGTAAAACAGATATGCTTCCTCGATTCCGCCGTCCGCAGCCTTGGAGAACCATTTGGCGGCCTTGAAGTAATTCACCTTCCCAAATGCCCCTGTTTCGTAACATACAGCAAGGTGGAACCGAGCATCGGCACACCCTCTCGATGCAGAAATAAGGATGTGCTCCTCGGCCTTCTCGGATGATCGAGCGACCCCGATTCCGTATTCATAAAGAACTCCGAGCAAGAACTTCGCATCGGGGCTGAAGGC
Coding sequences within:
- a CDS encoding tetratricopeptide repeat protein; the encoded protein is MKQTTLDVSTTDIPDDLFTDPFPEQSVENLQTWVENRINDETIPIADDELAHTIEGKSAFSPDAKFLLGVLYEYGIGVARSSEKAEEHILISASRGCADARFHLAVCYETGAFGKVNYFKAAKWFSKAADGGIEEAYLFYGKNCLRLYEETKLDYFSEEALDALWAVAYDMPEANAELARCYMRGIGTKVSLDVAETMIDYLECEGYDVTELKTEYSQLGEQT